A stretch of the Enterobacter mori genome encodes the following:
- a CDS encoding DUF2474 domain-containing protein: MQQPVWKRLMWLAIIWGGSVLALAAVSMFFRMLMAAAGFKSH; this comes from the coding sequence ATGCAACAACCTGTCTGGAAACGTCTGATGTGGCTGGCCATTATCTGGGGCGGTAGCGTCCTGGCGCTGGCCGCCGTAAGTATGTTCTTCCGCATGCTGATGGCGGCGGCGGGGTTTAAATCTCACTAA
- a CDS encoding putative hemolysin, translating into MRSAFWVGCAALLLSACSSEPVQQATAAHVTPGMRAAMSSSGQANCAMIGGSLSVARQLDGSAIGMCALPNGKRCSEQSLAVGSCGNY; encoded by the coding sequence ATGCGCTCAGCGTTTTGGGTAGGGTGTGCCGCATTATTGTTGTCGGCATGTAGTAGTGAACCTGTTCAGCAGGCAACGGCGGCGCACGTCACGCCAGGTATGAGAGCCGCGATGTCAAGCTCCGGTCAAGCCAACTGTGCAATGATTGGCGGTTCGTTATCGGTTGCTCGCCAGCTTGACGGATCTGCGATTGGTATGTGCGCGTTGCCAAATGGCAAGCGCTGCAGTGAACAGTCGCTTGCCGTGGGATCTTGCGGTAACTACTGA
- the hslJ gene encoding heat shock protein HslJ, producing the protein MKKLVAVTFLSLALAGCVNPGKASVQPEQLQNHRFVLENVDGKAITKTATQPEISFSALSDISLVKNITVSGVMCNRYNGQGKLSEGALTVKTLAMTRKLCTDPQLNELDQAIGDMLRKGAEVDLTEDQLTLATAEKTLMFKRVE; encoded by the coding sequence ATGAAAAAGCTCGTCGCAGTAACTTTTCTGAGCCTGGCCCTGGCGGGCTGCGTTAACCCGGGTAAAGCGTCCGTTCAGCCGGAGCAGCTTCAGAACCACCGTTTCGTGCTGGAAAATGTCGACGGTAAAGCCATCACCAAAACAGCAACGCAGCCTGAAATAAGCTTTAGCGCGCTGTCAGATATCAGCCTGGTTAAAAACATCACTGTCTCAGGCGTGATGTGTAACCGCTATAACGGACAGGGGAAATTGTCCGAAGGCGCGCTCACCGTTAAAACGCTGGCGATGACCCGGAAACTGTGCACTGACCCGCAGCTTAACGAACTGGATCAGGCCATTGGCGACATGCTGCGCAAAGGCGCAGAGGTCGACCTGACTGAAGACCAGTTAACGCTGGCGACAGCCGAAAAGACGCTGATGTTTAAACGCGTTGAGTAA